One genomic window of Ruficoccus amylovorans includes the following:
- a CDS encoding DNA-3-methyladenine glycosylase 2, translated as MKWTPWRTLPSTTRFSAPVLRELLDGGQAFRWYETGGVWQGAWGTDLARLRLSAEGMLEWSGPQTAGKRTGEALRHYLALDADWDHAMDTLPWRSDPVLAAAMKQWPGLRILRQPLAETLMVFLCSSTKQIVQIKQICADLADTFGEPLTDADGHRQLPTWEAIHAADEDRLRACRLGYRARYLKGTAAILTARPGWLDTIPALPYAQAKAELMALPGVGAKIADCVLLFGAGMLEAFPVDTWILKVMAQHYRLHGWKPDHVATFGRTHFGALAGAAQQFLFSDARLRRDS; from the coding sequence ATGAAGTGGACCCCGTGGCGGACTCTTCCGTCAACCACCCGATTTTCCGCCCCCGTGCTGCGCGAGCTGCTCGACGGCGGACAGGCTTTTCGCTGGTACGAAACCGGCGGCGTCTGGCAAGGCGCCTGGGGTACCGATCTGGCCCGGCTACGCCTCAGCGCAGAGGGTATGCTGGAATGGTCCGGCCCGCAGACCGCCGGCAAGCGTACCGGGGAAGCCCTCCGCCACTACCTCGCGCTCGACGCCGACTGGGACCACGCGATGGACACCCTGCCCTGGCGCAGCGACCCCGTACTCGCAGCCGCCATGAAACAATGGCCCGGCCTGCGCATCCTTCGCCAGCCACTGGCCGAGACTCTGATGGTTTTCCTCTGCTCCTCCACCAAGCAGATCGTCCAGATCAAGCAGATCTGCGCCGACCTCGCCGACACCTTCGGTGAACCGCTGACCGACGCGGATGGACACCGCCAGCTACCCACTTGGGAAGCGATTCACGCGGCAGACGAAGACCGCCTGCGCGCCTGCCGCCTCGGCTACCGAGCCCGCTATCTGAAGGGAACTGCCGCCATCCTGACTGCTCGGCCCGGATGGCTCGACACGATCCCCGCCCTGCCCTACGCACAGGCGAAAGCCGAATTGATGGCCCTCCCGGGCGTGGGGGCGAAAATCGCCGACTGCGTGCTGCTCTTCGGGGCAGGCATGCTGGAAGCCTTTCCCGTCGATACCTGGATTCTCAAGGTCATGGCTCAGCACTATCGCCTGCACGGGTGGAAGCCCGACCACGTGGCCACCTTCGGACGCACGCATTTCGGGGCGCTGGCTGGAGCTGCCCAGCAATTTCTCTTTTCCGATGCGCGACTGCGCCGGGACAGCTAG
- a CDS encoding anthranilate synthase component I family protein — MELVSLQQWETAAGEYERLPYVRRVGGVRLPERWEPLLAGTGAVLLESARGGRYTYFIPRPKPLAWPELSRPAGTGPGVLAALRAFLKKHRAPRWPGLPPFTGGLVGALSYDLAREIENLPARAEDDLGLPPAVLSVADEVLVFDRETGTAYAVVVAESPVVDSASGHLRERFEVARERCAALVKDFQTACEERASERAAALPSAVSETAGGDSSGPPVAAPAPAMRTLSLDRAAYTAAVRRVQAYIGAGDTYQVNLSLRETRPLTAHPAAVYDALRRINPSPYMAYVPAGEWTLVCGSPELLVKSVNGCVEARPIAGTRPRGACGDSDAALRGELLAHPKERAEHLMLVDLIRNDLGRVCRYGSVRVRDYMVAEGYSHVQHIVSHVVGELAPERDEVDVVASAFPGGTITGAPKVRTMQIIEELEPVRRGFYTGSVGWFGYNGDFELNIVIRTLLAGRGQAHVQAGAGVVADSVPEREFEESLNKARALWAALEEATC; from the coding sequence ATGGAGTTGGTGAGTCTGCAACAGTGGGAGACCGCGGCCGGGGAGTATGAACGCTTGCCGTACGTACGCCGTGTCGGCGGGGTCCGCCTGCCGGAGCGCTGGGAACCGCTGCTGGCCGGGACGGGCGCCGTCCTGCTGGAGAGTGCCCGGGGCGGGCGCTACACCTACTTTATTCCCCGGCCGAAGCCGTTGGCCTGGCCGGAGCTGTCCCGCCCGGCGGGAACGGGGCCGGGCGTACTGGCTGCGCTGCGGGCGTTCTTAAAAAAGCACCGGGCTCCGCGTTGGCCGGGATTGCCGCCGTTTACCGGGGGGCTGGTCGGGGCGCTGTCCTACGACCTGGCGCGGGAAATCGAAAATCTCCCGGCCCGCGCGGAAGACGATCTCGGGCTGCCCCCGGCGGTGTTGTCGGTGGCGGACGAGGTGCTGGTTTTCGACCGCGAGACGGGGACGGCGTATGCGGTCGTGGTGGCGGAAAGTCCGGTGGTGGATAGCGCTTCGGGCCACTTGCGGGAGCGTTTCGAAGTTGCCCGCGAGCGTTGCGCGGCGCTGGTGAAGGATTTTCAGACCGCTTGCGAAGAAAGAGCATCCGAACGGGCGGCGGCCTTGCCGTCGGCAGTGTCGGAGACGGCGGGGGGCGATTCCTCCGGCCCGCCAGTCGCCGCCCCTGCTCCGGCCATGCGTACCCTGTCGCTGGACCGGGCGGCCTACACGGCGGCGGTCCGGCGGGTGCAGGCATACATCGGCGCGGGCGACACCTATCAGGTCAACCTCTCGCTGCGCGAAACCCGCCCCCTGACGGCTCACCCGGCGGCGGTTTACGATGCGCTGCGCCGGATCAATCCCTCGCCCTACATGGCCTACGTGCCTGCGGGGGAGTGGACGCTGGTCTGCGGCTCGCCGGAGTTGCTGGTCAAGTCGGTCAACGGCTGCGTCGAGGCGCGCCCCATCGCCGGGACCCGCCCGCGCGGAGCCTGTGGCGACAGTGACGCGGCCCTGCGCGGGGAACTGCTCGCCCACCCCAAAGAGCGGGCCGAACACCTCATGCTGGTCGATCTGATCCGCAACGACCTGGGCCGGGTCTGCCGTTACGGCAGCGTGCGTGTGCGCGATTACATGGTGGCGGAGGGCTATTCGCACGTGCAGCACATCGTTTCGCATGTGGTCGGGGAACTCGCCCCGGAACGCGACGAAGTGGACGTGGTGGCCTCGGCTTTTCCCGGCGGGACGATCACCGGCGCGCCCAAGGTCCGCACCATGCAGATCATCGAGGAGCTGGAGCCGGTGCGGCGCGGTTTTTATACGGGGTCGGTCGGCTGGTTCGGCTACAACGGCGATTTCGAGCTGAACATCGTCATTCGCACGCTGCTGGCCGGTCGGGGGCAGGCGCATGTGCAGGCCGGGGCGGGCGTCGTCGCCGACTCCGTGCCGGAGCGTGAGTTTGAGGAATCTTTAAACAAGGCGCGGGCCCTGTGGGCGGCGCTGGAGGAGGCGACATGCTGA
- a CDS encoding ExbD/TolR family protein, with translation MARKRRASPLAEEDKTDLTPMIDVVFLLLAFFMVTTNFQEEADLGLRLPANVPPPKNVELPNEHVVDIMPSGDVYLNGAPMDSINSRTMPELVNTLKRLKTSADRSEIQTSVTIVAAPASLHQRSIDVLNACAAAQIKYVSFAAE, from the coding sequence ATGGCTAGAAAAAGACGCGCTTCCCCCCTCGCCGAAGAGGACAAGACCGACCTGACGCCGATGATCGACGTGGTGTTCCTGCTGCTGGCCTTCTTCATGGTCACGACCAACTTCCAGGAGGAGGCCGACCTGGGCCTGCGGCTGCCCGCCAACGTGCCCCCGCCCAAGAACGTCGAACTGCCCAACGAGCATGTGGTCGATATCATGCCCAGTGGCGACGTCTACCTCAACGGCGCGCCTATGGACAGCATCAACAGCCGCACCATGCCCGAGCTGGTCAACACCCTCAAACGGCTCAAAACCTCGGCTGACCGCTCCGAGATCCAGACCTCGGTCACGATTGTGGCGGCCCCGGCCTCGCTGCACCAGCGCTCCATCGATGTGCTGAACGCTTGCGCCGCCGCCCAGATCAAGTATGTTTCCTTTGCCGCCGAGTAA